In a single window of the Vitis vinifera cultivar Pinot Noir 40024 chromosome 6, ASM3070453v1 genome:
- the LOC100259777 gene encoding pectinesterase 2: MVFVALVLVSLLLTPLVSGYSSHDVKSWCSQTPYPQPCEYFLSHKPDHSPIKQKSDFLNISMQVALEQAMTAHGNIFSLGSKCRNEREKAAWNDCVELYDHTILKLNKTLDPNTRCTQVDAQTWLSTALTNLQTCQDGFIELGVSDHFLPLISNNVSKLISNTLSINKVPYAEPSYKGGYPTWVKPGDRKLLQSSSLASQANIVVSKDGSGDYTTIGAAITAASKRSGSGRYVIYVKAGTYSENVQIGSGLKNITLLGDGIGKTIVTGSRSVGGGSTTYNSATVAVVGDGFIARGMTIRNTAGASNHQAVALRSGSDLSVYYQCSFEGYQDTLYVYSDRQFYRECDIYGTVDFIFGNAAVVFQKCNIYARNPPNKVNTVTAQGRTDPNQNTGISIHDCEVTAASDLKAVQSSVKTYLGRPWKEYSRTVFLKTYLDSLINSAGWLEWSGDFALNTLYYGEYMNTGPGSSTSGRVNWTGYHVITSSTEAAKFTVGNFISGNSWLPSTNVPFTSGL; the protein is encoded by the exons ATGGTTTTTGTAGCTCTTGTACTCGTGTCCCTCCTCCTTACTCCTCTGGTCTCTGGTTACTCCTCCCATGATGTAAAATCATGGTGCAGCCAGACACCCTACCCTCAACCTTGTGAGTACTTTCTGAGCCATAAGCCTGATCACTCCCCCATTAAACAGAAGTCCGATTTTCTCAATATATCAATGCAAGTTGCTTTGGAACAAGCCATGACTGCTCATGGTAACATATTTTCGCTAGGTTCCAAGTGCCGGAATGAGCGAGAAAAGGCTGCATGGAATGATTGTGTCGAGCTCTATGACCACACCATTCTTAAGCTCAACAAAACTCTCGATCCCAACACTAGGTGTACCCAAGTTGACGCTCAAACATGGCTCAGCACTGCTCTTACCAACCTCCAAACATGCCAAGACGGGTTCATCGAGCTCGGTGTGTCAGACCACTTTTTGCCCTTAATATCCAACAATGTTTCTAAGTTGATTAGCAACACTCTATCCATCAACAAAGTTCCATATGCTGAGCCTAGTTACAAAGGGGGTTACCCAACTTGGGTGAAACCCGGTGACCGAAAGCTTTTGCAGTCTTCTTCTCTGGCTTCGCAGGCTAATATTGTGGTGTCAAAAGATGGCTCAGGGGATTACACGACAATCGGAGCAGCAATCACTGCAGCATCCAAGCGATCAGGAAGTGGAAGGTATGTGATATATGTGAAGGCAGGGACATACAGTGAGAATGTTCAGATTGGAAGCGGTCTGAAGAATATAACGCTGTTGGGTGATGGGATTGGAAAGACCATTGTTACTGGAAGTAGGAGTGTGGGGGGAGGATCTACTACTTACAATTCAGCTACTGTTG CTGTGGTTGGAGATGGCTTCATAGCTCGCGGCATGACAATCCGTAACACTGCTGGAGCGTCCAACCACCAGGCAGTGGCTCTACGATCCGGGTCCGACCTCTCAGTGTATTACCAATGTAGCTTCGAAGGCTACCAGGACACACTCTACGTCTACTCTGACAGACAATTCTATAGAGAATGCGATATCTATGGGACTGTGGATTTCATTTTTGGAAATGCTGCAGTTGTGTTTCAAAAGTGCAATATTTATGCACGTAACCCTCCCAACAAGGTCAACACAGTAACTGCCCAAGGTAGGACTGACCCTAACCAAAACACTGGAATTTCCATACACGACTGTGAGGTTACAGCTGCTTCAGATCTAAAGGCTGTCCAAAGCTCGGTCAAGACATACCTTGGAAGGCCATGGAAAGAATATTCTCGGACCGTCTTCCTAAAGACCTACCTTGATAGCCTAATAAACTCGGCTGGTTGGTTGGAATGGAGCGGTGACTTTGCCCTAAACACACTGTATTATGGAGAGTACATGAATACTGGCCCCGGGTCATCCACATCTGGTAGGGTAAATTGGACTGGCTATCATGTGATTACTAGCTCAACTGAAGCAGCAAAGTTCACTGTTGGTAACTTCATCTCCGGCAATTCCTGGTTACCATCTACCAACGTTCCTTTCACTTCTGGCCTTTGA